Proteins encoded by one window of Heliangelus exortis chromosome 5, bHelExo1.hap1, whole genome shotgun sequence:
- the LOC139796861 gene encoding nesprin-2-like isoform X2 has product MSLLPPSVEESELFSFLSKDADEVMESQGKYVEETSLQTLQSTEGCGTNDGSQLRHFEGVCLESSRTCVLLHKLLSCQCLDLQQDPEQHMAGVKSMFNVCPVLPHDSVECANETEGDPIQQTTRSLERQQRNISAMSMKRRIYIQETQRLQQKFFEDYSCFEDWLKSAEMVAARPNSSEVLYKHAKEELKKFEAFQRHIDRRLPQLELINKQYRHLVLENRTNSARKCKQRVHDGNRRWDNLQKRVAAILRRLRHFTNRRDEFEATRESILVWLTEMDLQLTNVEHFSKSNFDDKMRQLKGFQQEITLNTNKIDQLIVFGEQLIQKSEPLDATLIEDELEELHRYCQEVFGRVARFHRRLTSKHPGLDDEKETSENETDLEDSREIQNDPWHKKGISEGPSSPQSLCQLMPPSQGHERSGCETPVSVDSIPLEWDHTGDVGGSSSHEDEEEEATYYSALSGIIDRWELIQAQDLRNKLRMKQELQQWQQLNSDLSDVSAWLARTEEELKELQKLKPPTSMQVLEQRAKKLKITARRTSNGRKNSSSSSTRGESHPQTVQRIPRSPSFFSRVLRAALPLQMFFLLILFLAFMIPSSEDDYSCTGENKFTHSFQPMLHYPNGPPPT; this is encoded by the exons atgTCTCTTCTACCTCCCTCGGTTGAAGAGTCAgaactcttttctttcctcagcaaG GATGCTGATGAGGTAATGGAATCACAGGGTAAATATGTTGAGGAGACCTCTCTGCAAACTTTGCAGAGCACTGAAGGCTGTGGCACAAATGATGGCAGCCAGCTGAGG CATTTTGAAGGGGTCTGTCTGGAATCCAGCCGCACGTGTGTCCTTCTACACAAGTTACTCTCCTGCCAGTGCCTGGATCTGCAGCAAGACCCTGAGCAGCACATGGCAGGGGTGAAATCCATGTTTAATGTCTGTCCAGTCCTGCCACATGATTCAGTTGAATGTGCAAATGAAACTGAGGGTGATCCTATCCAACAGACAACCAGGAGTTTAGAAAGACAACAGAGAAACATTTCTGCCATGTCTATGAAGAGGAGAATATA CATCCAGGAAACCCAGCGCCTGCAGCAGAAGTTCTTTGAGGACTATTCTTGCTTTGAAGATTGGCTGAAATCAGCTGAAATGGTTGCAGCCAGGCCAAATTCTTCAGAGGTTTTGTACAAACATGCAAAGGAGGAGCTGAAGAAATTCGAG GCATTCCAAAGGCACATTGACAGGCGACTCCCTCAGCTGGAGCTGATCAACAAACAGTACAGGCACCTTGTCCTGGAGAACCGAACCAACTCAGCCAGAAAGTGCAAGCAGAGGGTACACGATGGCAACCGGCGCTGGGATAACCTCCAGAAACGAGTGGCTGCCATTCTGAGGAGACTCAGG CACTTCACCAATCGGAGAGATGAGTTTGAGGCAACGAGGGAAAGCATCCTTGTGTGGCTCACAGAAATGGACCTCCAGCTGACAAACGTGGAGCATTTCTCAAAAAGTAACTTTGATGACAAAATGCGCCAGTTAAAG GGTTTCCAGCAGGAAATAACACTGAACACCAATAAGATAGACCAGCTCATTGTTTTTGGGGAGCAGTTGATTCAGAAGAGTGAGCCTTTGGATGCCACCCTGATAGAAGATGAATTGGAAGAACTTCACAGATACTGTCAGGAAGTGTTTGGCCGAGTTGCTCGGTTCCACCGAAGACTGACTTCAAAGCATCCT GGACTGGATGATGAAAAAGAGACCTCTGAAAATGAGACAGATTTAGAAGACTCTAGAGAAATCCAGAACGACCCGTGGCATAAGAAGGGAATCAGTGAGGGGCCCTCTTCTCCACAGTCCCTCTGCCAGCTTATGCCCCCTTCTCAAGGTCATGAAAGATCAGGCTGTGAAACCCCTGTCAGTGTTGATTCAATTCCACTCGAGTGGGATCACACAGGTGATGTGGGAGGTTCTTCCTCTcatgaagatgaagaagaagaagcaacATACTACAGTGCTCTGTCAG GCATTATTGATAGGTGGGAACTCATCCAAGCTCAAGACCTCAGAAATAAACTCAGGATGAAACAGGAAttgcagcagtggcagcagctgaacTCAGACCTCAGTGATGTCTCTGCCTGGCTTGCTAGAACTGAGGAAGAGTTGAAAGAGCTGCAAAAACTGAAACCTCCAACCAGCATGCAAGTGTTGGAACAAAGGGCCAAGAAATTGAAA ATCACTGCAAGGAGAACTTCTAATGGcagaaagaacagcagcagcagcagcacgaG aggTGAAAGCCATCCACAAACTGTTCAAAGAATTCCTCGgtctccctccttcttttcccgTGTCCTACGAGCAGCTTTACCTCTGCAGATGTTCTTTctattgattttatttctggctTTCATGATTCCATCTTCTGAGGATGACTACAGCTGCACCGGGGAAAACAAATTTACCCATTCTTTCCAACCCATGCTGCATTACCCCAATGGGCCTCCACCAACGTAG
- the LOC139796861 gene encoding nesprin-2-like isoform X1, protein MSLLPPSVEESELFSFLSKDADEVMESQGKYVEETSLQTLQSTEGCGTNDGSQLRHFEGVCLESSRTCVLLHKLLSCQCLDLQQDPEQHMAGVKSMFNVCPVLPHDSVECANETEGDPIQQTTRSLERQQRNISAMSMKRRIYIQETQRLQQKFFEDYSCFEDWLKSAEMVAARPNSSEVLYKHAKEELKKFEAFQRHIDRRLPQLELINKQYRHLVLENRTNSARKCKQRVHDGNRRWDNLQKRVAAILRRLRHFTNRRDEFEATRESILVWLTEMDLQLTNVEHFSKSNFDDKMRQLKGFQQEITLNTNKIDQLIVFGEQLIQKSEPLDATLIEDELEELHRYCQEVFGRVARFHRRLTSKHPGLDDEKETSENETDLEDSREIQNDPWHKKGISEGPSSPQSLCQLMPPSQGHERSGCETPVSVDSIPLEWDHTGDVGGSSSHEDEEEEATYYSALSGIIDRWELIQAQDLRNKLRMKQELQQWQQLNSDLSDVSAWLARTEEELKELQKLKPPTSMQVLEQRAKKLKITARRTSNGRKNSSSSSTRYCESHPQTVQRIPRSPSFFSRVLRAALPLQMFFLLILFLAFMIPSSEDDYSCTGENKFTHSFQPMLHYPNGPPPT, encoded by the exons atgTCTCTTCTACCTCCCTCGGTTGAAGAGTCAgaactcttttctttcctcagcaaG GATGCTGATGAGGTAATGGAATCACAGGGTAAATATGTTGAGGAGACCTCTCTGCAAACTTTGCAGAGCACTGAAGGCTGTGGCACAAATGATGGCAGCCAGCTGAGG CATTTTGAAGGGGTCTGTCTGGAATCCAGCCGCACGTGTGTCCTTCTACACAAGTTACTCTCCTGCCAGTGCCTGGATCTGCAGCAAGACCCTGAGCAGCACATGGCAGGGGTGAAATCCATGTTTAATGTCTGTCCAGTCCTGCCACATGATTCAGTTGAATGTGCAAATGAAACTGAGGGTGATCCTATCCAACAGACAACCAGGAGTTTAGAAAGACAACAGAGAAACATTTCTGCCATGTCTATGAAGAGGAGAATATA CATCCAGGAAACCCAGCGCCTGCAGCAGAAGTTCTTTGAGGACTATTCTTGCTTTGAAGATTGGCTGAAATCAGCTGAAATGGTTGCAGCCAGGCCAAATTCTTCAGAGGTTTTGTACAAACATGCAAAGGAGGAGCTGAAGAAATTCGAG GCATTCCAAAGGCACATTGACAGGCGACTCCCTCAGCTGGAGCTGATCAACAAACAGTACAGGCACCTTGTCCTGGAGAACCGAACCAACTCAGCCAGAAAGTGCAAGCAGAGGGTACACGATGGCAACCGGCGCTGGGATAACCTCCAGAAACGAGTGGCTGCCATTCTGAGGAGACTCAGG CACTTCACCAATCGGAGAGATGAGTTTGAGGCAACGAGGGAAAGCATCCTTGTGTGGCTCACAGAAATGGACCTCCAGCTGACAAACGTGGAGCATTTCTCAAAAAGTAACTTTGATGACAAAATGCGCCAGTTAAAG GGTTTCCAGCAGGAAATAACACTGAACACCAATAAGATAGACCAGCTCATTGTTTTTGGGGAGCAGTTGATTCAGAAGAGTGAGCCTTTGGATGCCACCCTGATAGAAGATGAATTGGAAGAACTTCACAGATACTGTCAGGAAGTGTTTGGCCGAGTTGCTCGGTTCCACCGAAGACTGACTTCAAAGCATCCT GGACTGGATGATGAAAAAGAGACCTCTGAAAATGAGACAGATTTAGAAGACTCTAGAGAAATCCAGAACGACCCGTGGCATAAGAAGGGAATCAGTGAGGGGCCCTCTTCTCCACAGTCCCTCTGCCAGCTTATGCCCCCTTCTCAAGGTCATGAAAGATCAGGCTGTGAAACCCCTGTCAGTGTTGATTCAATTCCACTCGAGTGGGATCACACAGGTGATGTGGGAGGTTCTTCCTCTcatgaagatgaagaagaagaagcaacATACTACAGTGCTCTGTCAG GCATTATTGATAGGTGGGAACTCATCCAAGCTCAAGACCTCAGAAATAAACTCAGGATGAAACAGGAAttgcagcagtggcagcagctgaacTCAGACCTCAGTGATGTCTCTGCCTGGCTTGCTAGAACTGAGGAAGAGTTGAAAGAGCTGCAAAAACTGAAACCTCCAACCAGCATGCAAGTGTTGGAACAAAGGGCCAAGAAATTGAAA ATCACTGCAAGGAGAACTTCTAATGGcagaaagaacagcagcagcagcagcacgaGGTATT gTGAAAGCCATCCACAAACTGTTCAAAGAATTCCTCGgtctccctccttcttttcccgTGTCCTACGAGCAGCTTTACCTCTGCAGATGTTCTTTctattgattttatttctggctTTCATGATTCCATCTTCTGAGGATGACTACAGCTGCACCGGGGAAAACAAATTTACCCATTCTTTCCAACCCATGCTGCATTACCCCAATGGGCCTCCACCAACGTAG